In Palaemon carinicauda isolate YSFRI2023 chromosome 18, ASM3689809v2, whole genome shotgun sequence, a genomic segment contains:
- the LOC137657461 gene encoding uncharacterized protein — MKCLRSMAGVSILDRVKTEVVRERKSLRYKSATGVDKNALRWFGLVEKMENGRLLKKDMNARVDEKSPRGKPRFGWMNWVKKGLGDRRTAVRVAKEHARNRNE, encoded by the coding sequence atgaagtgtctcaggagtatggctggtgtatctataTTAGATAGGGTTAAAACCGAAGTAGTGAGGGAGAGAAAGAGTTTAAGATATAAATCAGCAACTGGAGTGGATaagaatgcgttgaggtggtttggccttgtagagaaaatggaaaatggacgTCTGCTGAAGAAGgatatgaatgcaagagttgatgaaaaAAGtccaagaggaaagccaaggtttgggtggatgaattgGGTGAAGAAAGGACTCGGTGATAGGAGGACAGCTGTGAGAgtggcaaaagagcatgctagaaataggaatgaatag